A single genomic interval of Spinacia oleracea cultivar Varoflay chromosome 6, BTI_SOV_V1, whole genome shotgun sequence harbors:
- the LOC110775642 gene encoding signal peptide peptidase-like 2, translated as MLVKPWKIHCTPILGFTCSCTPLGRHPLMSRKSLYGSWPAVGTILCSSYWSLLNARVAAIEHEKLLKDRSEEVEVLKELVHLVL; from the exons ATGCTGGTGAAACCTTGGAAGATTCATTGTACACCAATTCTAGGG TTTACGTGCAGCTGTACTCCCCTAGGAAGGCATCCGTTGATGTCGCGGAAGTCTCTCTATGGCTCATGGCCGGCTGTTGGTACTATTTTATGCTCGTCTTATTGGTCTTTGTTAAATGCAAGGGTGGCAGCTATTGAACATGAAAAGCTGTTAAAG GATAGGTCAGAAGAGGTTGAAGTTCTGAAGGAATTGGTTCATCTGGTTTTGTAG